A genome region from Osmerus mordax isolate fOsmMor3 chromosome 27, fOsmMor3.pri, whole genome shotgun sequence includes the following:
- the prpf38a gene encoding pre-mRNA-splicing factor 38A, with protein MANRTVKDANSIHGTNPQYLVEKIIRTRIYESKYWKEECFGLTAELVVDKAMELKFVGGVYGGNIKPTPFLCLTLKMLQIQPEKDIIVEFIKNEDFKYVRLLGAMYMRLTGTSVDCYKYLEPLYNDYRKIKSQNRNGEFELMHVDEFIDELLHAERMCDIILPRLQKRQVLEEAELLDTRISALEEDLDEVETSEEEDEEEEKPERVQTPEPHRRSYRDNDRPRRSPSPRYRRSRSPRRRSRSPKRRSPSPRRERHRSKSPRRHRSRSRERRHRSKSPGHHRSHRHRSHSKSPERSSKKSHKKSRRGNE; from the exons ATGGCTAATAGAACTGTTAAAGATGCAAACAGTATTCATGGAACAAATCCACAGTATCTGGTAGAGAAAATTATAAGAACTCGAATCTATGAATCTAAATATTGGAAGGAAGAATGCTTTGGACTTACGG CTGAGCTCGTTGTTGATAAAGCCATGGAGCTGAAGTTCGTCGGGGGAGTGTATGGAGGAAATATCAAACCAACGCCGTTCCTGTGTCTTACGCTCAAAATGCTGCAGATTCAACCAGAAAAAGACATAATCGTAGAATTCATCAAGAACGAGGATTTCAA GTATGTCCGTTTGCTTGGAGCTATGTACATGAGGTTGACCGGAACATCAGTTGACTGCTACAAGTACCTGGAACCACTGTACAACGACTACAGGAAGATCAAAAGTCAAAACCGGAATGGAG aaTTTGAGCTGATGCATGTTGATGAGTTTATCGATGAGCTTCTCCATGCTGAGAGAATGTGTGACATCATCCTACCGAGGCTACAG AAGAGGCAGGTTCTGGAGGAGGCAGAGCTGTTAGACACCCGCATCAGTGCCctggaggaagacttggacgAGGTGGAGACCAGCgaagaggaagacgaggaggaggagaag CCTGAGAGAGTTCAGACCCCGGAGCCGCACAGGCGCAGTTACCGTGACAACGACAGACCGCgccgctctccttctcctcgctACAGGCGCAGTCGTTCGCCCCGAAG GAGGAGCAGATCTCCTAAGAGACGAAG CCCGTCCCCCAGACGAGAGCGTCACCGCAGTAAAAGCCCCCGTCGCCATCGCAGCAGGTCCAGGGAGAGACGGCACCGCTCCAAGTCCCCAG GCCATCACAGAAGTCATAGGCATCGCAGCCATTCCAAATCCCCAGAGAG GAGTTCCAAAAAGAGCCACAAGAAAAGCCGGAGAGGAAATGAGTGA